In Kogia breviceps isolate mKogBre1 chromosome 19, mKogBre1 haplotype 1, whole genome shotgun sequence, a single genomic region encodes these proteins:
- the CAVIN1 gene encoding caveolae-associated protein 1, whose protein sequence is MEDTQLHIIEQPLPGYPDTGDQGSSTMGAPAAEEPSGAGSEELIKSDQVNGVMVLSLLDKIIGAVDQIQLTQAQLEERQAEMEGAVQSIQGELSKLGKAHATTSNTVSKLLEKVRKVSVNVKTVRGSLERQAGQIKKLEVNEAELLRRRNFKVMIYQDEVKLPAKVSIGKSLKESEALPEKEGDELAEGERPEEDAAVLELSSDEAVEVEEVIEESRAERIKRSGLRRVDDFKKAFSKEKMEKTKVRTRENLERTRLKTKENLEKTRHTLEKRMNKLGTRLVPAERREKLKTSRDKLRKSFTPDHVVYARSKTAVYRVPPFTFHVKKIREGEVEVLKATEMVEVGADEEEGGAERGEAADLLRGSSPDVHTLLEITEESDAVLVDKSDSD, encoded by the exons ATGGAGGACACCCAGCTCCACATCATCGAGCAGCCGCTTCCCGGGTACCCCGACACCGGGGACCAGGGGTCCTCCACCATGGGGGCTCCGGCGGCGGAGGAGCCGTCGGGGGCCGGCTCTGAGGAGCTGATCAAATCGGACCAGGTGAACGGCGTGATGGTACTGAGCCTTCTGGACAAAATCATCGGCGCCGTCGACCAGATCCAGCTGACCCAAGCCCAGCTGGAGGAGCGGCAGGCGGAGATGGAGGGCGCCGTGCAGAGCATACAGGGGGAGTTGAGCAAGCTGGGCAAGGCACACGCCACCACCAGCAACACCGTGAGCAAGTTGCTAGAGAAGGTGCGCAAGGTCAGCGTCAACGTGAAGACCGTGCGCGGCAGCCTGGAACGCCAGGCCGGCCAGATCAAGAAGCTGGAGGTCAACGAGGCCGAGCTGCTGCGGCGCCGCAACTTTAAAGTCATGATCTACCAG GATGAAGTGAAACTGCCGGCCAAAGTGAGCATCGGCAAGTCGCTCAAAGAGTCGGAGGCGCTGCCCGAGAAGGAAGGCGACGAGCTGGCCGAGGGCGAGCGGCCCGAGGAGGACGCGGCGGTGCTCGAGCTGTCGTCGGACGAGGcggtggaggtggaggaggtcATCGAGGAGTCGCGCGCCGAGCGCATCAAGCGCAGCGGCCTGCGGCGCGTGGACGACTTCAAGAAGGCCTTCTCCAAGGAGAAGATGGAGAAGACCAAGGTGCGCACCCGCGAGAACCTGGAGAGGACCCGCCTCAAGACCAAGGAGAACCTGGAGAAGACGCGGCACACTCTGGAGAAGCGCATGAACAAGCTGGGCACGCGCCTCGTCCCCGCCGAACGGCGGGAGAAGCTTAAGACATCGCGAGACAAGCTGCGGAAGTCCTTCACGCCCGATCACGTGGTCTACGCGCGCTCCAAGACGGCGGTTTACAGGGTGCCGCCATTTACCTTTCACGTCAAGAAGATACGCGAGGGCGAGGTAGAGGTGCTGAAGGCCACCGAGATGGTGGAGGTAGGCGCCGACGAAGAGGAGGGCGGCGCGGAGCGCGGCGAGGCTGCCGACCTGCTGCGCGGGAGCAGCCCCGACGTGCACACGCTGCTGGAGATCACCGAGGAGTCGGACGCCGTGCTGGTGGACAAGAGCGACAGCGACTGA